A single Ischnura elegans chromosome 13 unlocalized genomic scaffold, ioIscEleg1.1 SUPER_13_unloc_4, whole genome shotgun sequence DNA region contains:
- the LOC124173045 gene encoding oocyte zinc finger protein XlCOF6-like: MDWTLVGTKEEPSPEENAQSDPVTYKCSSVKEDQSSDYDEGCVLNDCTYVTTSNLMHQDSSNQPTGRVDGEPIGSLTLPQKTTTESFWLPAPEEMPIQAASTSYLLAKGNVLNHSIDECIGLTHLVTQANKPGASHVGIGRNLMGKDLEKCGASETDEISCCSISDDRQFNCKDIESLKNSRGGAAMTVYGEKIGCDAPNSTHNLSCIRISGNDRSGCETIVGGNEEILNRFNKNPENSYSSNEDSYNCFNCRDMFNNKKELIKHMKIHFFARNFDAAAESSIVDVSLEALPSSGHSSSCEPTTSKGLEELDRKILEPMQKENVLNKETSGGKGDETNIRRLTRSFTVGEKSTTQSLSSESSSIRNVRNHVVPRGEERPYSCSECTESFTQKRDLTVHKLTHTGGKTYSRSTCSKSFTRRGHLDIHSRTHMGEKPFICKVCSKSFSRKDILYAHVRKHPGERPYSCNVCEKSFSIKSNLVRHVRTHTGEKPFSCDVCEMSFSDKSHLNAHVRRHAGEKPFSCDECKKSFLWKSDLVRHVRTHTGEKTFSCRICEKSFTRKSVLRRHIRTHTGEKPFSCNVCERSFSIKSHLVRHVRTHTGEKPFSCNECEMSFSDKSQLNAHVRRHAGEKLFSCNECEKSFWNKGDLVRHIRTHTGEKPHSCRICNKSFTQKGTLKSHMRTHTGEKPFSCNECEKSFPIKSNLVRHIRTHTGDKPYSCSICRKCFTQKSILDSHIRTHTGERPFSCNVCEKSFPIKSHLVRHIRTHTGDKPYSCSICRKCFTQKSILDSHMRTHT, from the exons agtgatccagTAACATACAAGTGCTCTTCTGTGAAAGAAGATCAGAGTAGCGATTATGACGAAGGATGCGTGCTTAACGATTGCACTTATGTCACCACAAGCAACCTGATGCATCAAGACTCTTCTAATCAG CCTACCGGACGTGTGGATGGGGAGCCAATTGGGAGTTTGACTTTGCCCCAGAAGACTACAACAGAGTCATTTT ggCTCCCTGCTCCTGAAGAAATGCCCATTCAAGCAgcatcaacttcatatctgcttGCGAAAGGAAATGTATTGAATCATTCAATCGATGAATGCATTGGTCTGACACATTTGGTGACACAAGCAAACAAGCCTGGAGCATCCCATGTAGGGATAGGAAGAAATCTTATGGGtaaagacttggaaaaatgtggtgcttctgAAACTGATGAGATATCATGTTGCTCGATTTCAGATGATAGGCAATTTAATTGCAAAGATATTGAATCACTTAAAAACAGCAGAGGTGGGGCTGCAATGACTGTTTATGGGGAGAAAAttggttgtgatgcaccaaatTCCACGCATAACCTTAGTTGCATCAGAATAAGTGGAAATGACAGAAGTGGCTGTGAGACCATCGTCGGAGGCAATGAGGAGATACTTAATCGCTTCAACAAAAATCCAGAGAACAGttacagttcaaacgaagattcatataattgcttcaactgcagagatatgttcaacaacaaaaaggagctaatcaaacacatgaaaattcatttttttgctcgtaattttgatgctgcagcagaatcatcaatcgtagATGTGTCTCTAGAAGCACTTCCATCAAGCGGACACAGCAGTTCATGCGAGCCTACCACCTCAAAGGGTTTAGAAGAGCTGGATAGGAAAATACTAGAGCCCATGCAAAAAGAAAATGTGCTCAACAAGGAAaccagtggaggaaaaggggatgAGACAAATATAAGACGACTGACGAGAAGTTTCACAGTAGGAGAGAAATCAACTACACAGAGTTTATCTTCAGAGTCATCTAGCATTAGAAATGTACGCAATCACGTGGTTCCGAGAGGGGAAGAGAGACCCTATTCATGCAGCGAGTGCACTGAGTCCTTCACTCAGAAAAGGGACCTCACCGTGCACAAACTTACACACACAGGAGGGAAAACGTATTCTCGTAGCACTTGCAGCAAGTCTTTCACTCGTAGAGGTCATCTCGATATTCACTCGCGAACACACATGGGAGAAAAGCCTTTTATATGTAAGgtctgcagcaagtccttctCTAGGAAAGACATTCTCTACGCGCACGTACGTAAACACCCAGGAGAAAGGCCTTATTCATGcaacgtgtgtgaaaagtctttttcgATTAAGAgcaacttagttagacatgtgcgcacgcacacgggagagaaaccattTTCTTGCGACGTGTGTGAAAtgtctttctcggataagagcCACTTAAATGCACATGTACGTAGGCATGCGGGAGAGAAACCGTTTTCTTGCGACGAGTGTAAAAAGTCTTTCTTGTGGAAGagcgacttagttagacatgtacgtacGCATACGGGAGAGAAAACTTTTTCGTGCAGAATCTGCGAGAAATCTTTTACTCGAAAGAGTGTCCTCAGACGGCACATACGTactcacacaggagagaagcctttttcatgcaacgtgTGTGAAAGGTCTTTCTCGATAaagagccacttagttagacatgtgcgcacgcacacgggagagaaaccgttttcttgcaacgagtgtgaaatgtctttctcggataagagcCAATTAAATGCACATGTACGTAGGCATGCGGGAGAGAAACTGTTTTcttgcaacgagtgtgaaaagtctttctggAATAAGGGcgacttagttagacatattcgtacgcacacgggagagaaaccccACTCGTGCAGAATCTGCAATAAATCTTTCACTCAGAAGGGTACTCTCAAAAGTCAcatgcgaacacacacgggagagaagcctttttcatgcaatgagtgtgaaaagtctttcccgATTAAGAGCaacttagttagacatattcgtacgcacacgggggataaaccgtattcttgtagcatttgccgcaagtgtttcactcagaagAGTATTCTCGACAGTCACAtacgaacacacacgggagagaggcctttttcatgcaatgtgtgtgaaaagtctttcccgattaagagccacttagttagacatattcgtacgcacacgggggataaaccgtattcttgtagcatttgccgcaagtgtttcactcagaagAGTATTCTTGATAGTCACATGCGAACACACACgtga